A genomic window from Arthrobacter sp. FW305-BF8 includes:
- a CDS encoding helix-turn-helix domain-containing protein produces MSAESNFSNAKFLTVAEVAEVMRVSKMTVYRLVHSGEMPAVRFGRSYRVPETAVEQYLKGAVVDGHTGTA; encoded by the coding sequence ATGTCCGCAGAGTCGAACTTCTCGAACGCCAAGTTCTTGACCGTGGCCGAGGTGGCTGAGGTAATGCGTGTCTCCAAAATGACCGTGTACCGCCTTGTCCATTCGGGGGAGATGCCCGCCGTCAGGTTCGGCCGCTCCTACCGCGTCCCGGAGACCGCCGTCGAACAGTACCTCAAGGGTGCTGTCGTGGACGGTCATACGGGCACCGCCTAA
- a CDS encoding 3-deoxy-7-phosphoheptulonate synthase: protein MSATATETQQPSSKRQSTSNLRVSEFTALPTPQEMIAELPLDAKAADVVERGRDEVRAIMDGVDDRLLVIVGPCSIHDPKAGLEYARRLVSQAEKHREDLLIVMRTYFEKPRTTVGWKGLINDPRLDGSHDMVTGLRAARSFLQQVTALELPTATEFLEPISPQYMADLISWGAIGARTTESQIHRQLASGLSMPIGFKNGTDGDLQVAVDACSAAAAAQAFLGIDGDGRAALVSTAGNPDTHVILRGGRKGPNYSAADVEAASAKLAAKNLNPRLIVDASHANSGKSHHRQAEVALEIGAQLEDAGTAAGAIAGVMLESFLVGGAQTLDVADHAAGRSDLVYGQSVTDACMEWDVTASVLEQLAASSRKRRAFTMAT from the coding sequence ATGAGCGCAACAGCCACCGAAACCCAGCAGCCGTCGTCGAAACGCCAGTCCACGTCGAACCTGAGGGTCAGCGAGTTCACCGCCCTGCCCACGCCCCAGGAGATGATCGCGGAACTGCCGCTGGACGCGAAGGCGGCCGACGTCGTCGAACGCGGCCGGGATGAAGTCCGGGCCATCATGGACGGCGTTGACGACCGCCTGCTGGTGATCGTGGGCCCCTGCTCCATCCACGACCCCAAGGCCGGCCTGGAATACGCCCGCCGGCTGGTGAGCCAGGCCGAGAAGCACCGGGAAGACCTGCTGATCGTCATGCGGACCTACTTCGAGAAGCCCCGCACCACCGTGGGGTGGAAGGGCCTGATCAACGATCCCCGGCTGGACGGCAGCCACGACATGGTCACCGGCCTGCGAGCGGCCCGCAGCTTCTTGCAGCAGGTCACCGCCCTGGAACTCCCCACCGCCACCGAGTTCCTCGAGCCCATCAGCCCGCAGTACATGGCCGACCTCATCTCCTGGGGTGCCATCGGTGCGCGGACCACGGAAAGCCAGATCCACCGGCAGCTCGCCTCCGGCCTCTCCATGCCCATCGGGTTCAAGAACGGGACCGACGGCGACCTCCAGGTCGCGGTGGACGCGTGCAGCGCCGCGGCCGCAGCCCAGGCTTTCCTCGGGATCGACGGCGACGGCCGGGCCGCGCTGGTGTCCACCGCGGGCAACCCCGACACCCACGTGATCCTCCGCGGCGGCCGCAAGGGGCCCAACTACTCCGCCGCCGACGTCGAAGCGGCCTCCGCCAAGCTCGCCGCCAAGAACCTCAATCCGCGGCTGATTGTGGACGCCAGCCACGCCAACAGCGGCAAGAGCCACCACCGCCAGGCCGAGGTGGCGCTCGAGATCGGCGCCCAGCTGGAGGACGCTGGAACGGCTGCCGGGGCCATTGCCGGCGTCATGCTGGAGAGCTTCCTGGTGGGCGGCGCACAGACCCTAGACGTGGCCGATCACGCCGCCGGCCGCTCGGACCTGGTCTACGGCCAGAGCGTCACGGATGCCTGCATGGAGTGGGATGTGACGGCGTCCGTGCTTGAACAGCTGGCGGCATCCTCGCGGAAACGCCGGGCTTTCACAATGGCCACGTGA
- a CDS encoding MFS transporter: protein MTKTPEIGGWKATVAVSMSNYIEAGSIIALATSLTLWQEYFGFSNLVVGLIAALSANAFGAAVGAMVGGPLGDRYGRKFIYTYDLILYMIGTALVIFAVAPWMLVVGVILTGIAVGAGVPVAWTYIAEEAPSEQRARHVGTAQFAWSLAPALVFLLATVVVPLGLLGSRLVFAHLFVIAFITWWIRRRLSESHTWKKSNEARLLEEASGIKRRNYRELLTNATNLKAILFLVGVYALWNLVAGQMGIFMPRVYESSGVESSAEQNLLQVLLWTLTVAATYFGFMKYGDRVDRRLLYGIGAVLGLAAWVLLVFVHVTTPVLILFAALWGISAGIGAQAFYALWAAEMFATRYRASAQGVLFFVARIVVGLLSYWFPTLLAERGVPFVGAIMIGALVAALLIGVIWAPDTRGKSLEQIEEERYGEPAKQRVEQTTA, encoded by the coding sequence ATGACCAAAACCCCAGAGATCGGCGGCTGGAAGGCCACTGTCGCTGTGTCCATGTCCAACTACATCGAAGCCGGATCCATCATCGCCCTGGCCACGAGCCTGACGCTGTGGCAGGAATATTTCGGGTTCAGCAACCTCGTCGTCGGCCTTATTGCCGCCCTCAGCGCCAACGCCTTCGGTGCCGCAGTCGGGGCGATGGTCGGCGGCCCGCTGGGCGACCGCTACGGCCGCAAGTTCATCTATACCTACGACCTCATCCTCTACATGATCGGCACGGCCCTGGTGATTTTTGCCGTGGCACCGTGGATGCTCGTCGTCGGCGTGATCCTCACAGGGATCGCCGTCGGAGCCGGAGTGCCCGTTGCCTGGACCTATATCGCGGAAGAGGCGCCCTCCGAACAGCGGGCCCGGCACGTGGGCACCGCGCAGTTTGCGTGGTCGCTCGCTCCGGCCCTGGTCTTCCTCCTTGCCACCGTCGTCGTTCCGCTGGGGCTGCTGGGAAGCCGCCTGGTCTTCGCCCACCTGTTCGTCATCGCCTTCATCACCTGGTGGATCCGCCGCCGGCTGTCCGAGTCCCACACCTGGAAGAAGTCGAACGAAGCGCGCCTGCTGGAGGAAGCCTCCGGCATTAAGCGGCGAAACTACCGCGAGCTGCTGACCAACGCCACCAACCTGAAGGCCATCCTTTTCCTCGTGGGCGTCTACGCCCTCTGGAACCTGGTTGCCGGGCAGATGGGCATCTTCATGCCGCGGGTCTACGAGTCGTCCGGGGTCGAATCGTCCGCTGAGCAGAACCTGCTGCAGGTGCTGCTGTGGACGCTTACCGTCGCGGCCACGTACTTCGGCTTCATGAAGTACGGCGACCGCGTCGACCGCCGCCTGCTGTACGGGATCGGCGCCGTGCTGGGCCTTGCCGCCTGGGTCCTGCTGGTCTTTGTCCACGTCACAACGCCGGTACTGATTCTCTTCGCGGCGCTGTGGGGCATCTCGGCCGGCATCGGCGCGCAGGCCTTCTATGCGCTGTGGGCGGCAGAGATGTTCGCGACGCGCTACCGGGCCAGCGCGCAGGGTGTCCTCTTTTTCGTGGCCCGGATCGTTGTGGGCCTGCTGAGCTACTGGTTCCCGACGCTGCTCGCCGAGCGCGGCGTGCCCTTTGTCGGCGCCATCATGATTGGGGCCTTGGTGGCGGCCCTGCTCATCGGGGTCATCTGGGCTCCGGACACCCGCGGCAAGAGCCTTGAGCAGATCGAGGAGGAACGCTACGGAGAGCCCGCCAAGCAGCGGGTGGAACAAACCACAGCGTAA
- a CDS encoding rhamnulokinase yields MNTVPASPVGGDVDGGLFAGSVFAAVDIGASSGRVILGRISTGGEADGGRRAALDVVHRFPNGVVESDGGLRWDFDALFAEVLTGLAAAARIAGERGETIISIGIDTWAVDYGLVNKAGELTAQPYSYRDERSRAAVARVHQKLDPARLYATTGLQFLQFNTLYQLATEPDLGGLQALLIPDLIAFLLTGVRRAEATNASTTGLFDAVAGEWASELFGPLGLPQDLFPPLIQPGETLGTLLPGIAERTGLPEATKVVAVGSHDTASAVAAVPATADSNEENFAYISSGTWSLVGLELQHPVLTEASRAANFTNERGVDGTTRYLRNVGGLWLLSECQRTWAGAGYRPAIGDLLDAAAALPPGGPRINPDDPAFIAPDNMPDRIRAAVRNTGAVLPDEPAAIVRCILDSLAAGYARTIADAERLAGVAVDVVHIVGGGSQNTLLCQLTAQATGKPVIAGPVEATALGNVLIQARAAGAAAGGLPQLRKIAGAGTALRRYQPLTLDAAI; encoded by the coding sequence GTGAACACCGTACCTGCATCCCCTGTAGGGGGAGATGTCGACGGCGGCCTGTTCGCCGGCAGTGTGTTCGCCGCTGTCGATATTGGCGCCTCCTCGGGACGCGTCATCCTGGGACGCATCAGCACTGGAGGAGAGGCCGACGGCGGCCGGCGGGCGGCGCTCGACGTCGTGCACCGTTTCCCCAACGGTGTGGTGGAGTCCGACGGCGGCCTGCGCTGGGACTTCGACGCCCTCTTCGCCGAGGTGCTCACCGGCCTCGCTGCCGCGGCCCGCATTGCGGGCGAGCGTGGGGAAACCATCATCAGCATCGGCATCGACACCTGGGCGGTGGACTACGGCCTGGTCAATAAGGCCGGCGAACTCACCGCACAGCCCTACAGCTACCGGGACGAGCGCAGCCGCGCCGCCGTCGCCCGCGTGCACCAGAAGCTGGACCCGGCACGGCTCTACGCCACCACGGGGCTGCAGTTCCTGCAGTTCAACACGCTCTATCAGCTCGCCACCGAACCGGATTTGGGCGGGCTGCAGGCCCTGCTGATCCCGGACCTGATCGCGTTCCTGCTCACCGGGGTCCGCCGCGCCGAGGCCACCAACGCCTCCACCACAGGGCTGTTCGATGCCGTCGCGGGGGAGTGGGCCAGCGAGCTGTTCGGACCCCTGGGCCTGCCCCAGGATCTGTTCCCGCCGCTGATCCAGCCCGGCGAAACCCTCGGCACCCTGCTGCCCGGAATCGCCGAGCGGACCGGGCTGCCTGAGGCAACGAAGGTGGTGGCCGTCGGCTCGCACGACACCGCCTCGGCCGTCGCCGCCGTCCCCGCGACAGCGGACAGCAACGAGGAAAACTTCGCGTACATCTCCTCCGGCACCTGGTCCCTCGTCGGGCTAGAGCTGCAGCACCCGGTGCTGACCGAAGCCAGCCGGGCGGCGAACTTCACCAACGAGCGCGGCGTGGACGGCACCACCCGGTACCTGCGCAACGTCGGCGGCCTCTGGCTGCTCAGCGAATGCCAGCGCACCTGGGCCGGCGCCGGTTACCGGCCGGCGATCGGGGACCTCCTCGACGCAGCCGCGGCCCTGCCGCCCGGCGGGCCACGGATCAACCCCGACGACCCCGCCTTCATCGCCCCGGACAACATGCCGGACCGCATCCGCGCAGCAGTCCGCAACACCGGCGCCGTCCTTCCCGACGAGCCTGCAGCAATTGTCCGCTGCATCCTGGACAGCCTGGCCGCCGGCTACGCACGCACCATCGCCGACGCCGAACGCCTCGCCGGTGTTGCCGTCGACGTGGTGCACATCGTCGGCGGCGGCTCGCAGAACACGCTGCTGTGCCAGCTCACGGCCCAAGCCACCGGCAAACCGGTCATCGCCGGCCCGGTCGAGGCCACGGCCCTCGGCAACGTGCTTATCCAGGCCCGCGCCGCAGGTGCGGCCGCCGGCGGGTTGCCGCAACTCCGCAAAATAGCCGGTGCCGGAACGGCCCTGCGCCGCTACCAACCCCTGACACTCGATGCGGCGATCTGA
- a CDS encoding bifunctional aldolase/short-chain dehydrogenase: MNMQNTTNKTVEDLIARSNRLGADKRNTNFAGGNTSAKGAEKDPVTDEDVQLLWVKGSGGDLGTLKPGNLAVLRLDRLQALKNVYPGVEREDEMVAAFDYCLHGKGGAAPSIDTAMHGLVDAAHVDHLHPDSGIAVATAADGEALTAKIFGDKVVWVPWRRPGFQLGLDIAAIKDANPQAIGTILGGHGITAWGETSEEAEANSLWIIEQAEQYIAANGKAEPFGPKLPGYAPLPEAERRAKAAALAPVIRGLASADKPQVGHFSDEAAALEFLEAAEHPRLGALGTSCPDHFLRTKVKPLVLDLPADASIEDSVARLKELHAAYREDYQAYYDRHADANSPALRGADPAIVLVPGVGMFSFGKDKQTARVAGEFYLNAINVMRGAEAISTYAPIEEAEKFRIEYWALEEAKLARMPKPKSHATRIALVTGAASGIGKAIATRLAAEGACVVIADLNLENAQAVAAELGGPDVAVGVQADVTNEAQVAAAIDEAVLAFGGVDLVVNNAGLSISKPLLETTEKDWDLQHNVMAKGSFLVAKAAAKVMIDQGLGGDIIYISSKNSVFAGPNNIAYSATKADQAHQVRLLAAELGEYGIRVNGINPDGVVRGSGIFAGGWGAKRAAVYGVDEEKLGEYYAQRTLLKREVLPEHVANAAAVLTSNELSHTTGLHIPVDAGVAAAFLR; this comes from the coding sequence ATGAACATGCAGAACACAACAAACAAGACTGTTGAAGACCTGATCGCCCGTTCCAACCGCCTTGGCGCGGACAAGCGGAACACGAACTTCGCCGGCGGCAACACCTCCGCGAAGGGCGCCGAAAAGGACCCGGTCACTGACGAGGACGTCCAGCTTCTGTGGGTGAAGGGCTCCGGCGGTGACCTCGGCACGTTGAAACCGGGGAACCTTGCGGTGCTGCGGCTGGACCGGCTGCAGGCGCTGAAGAACGTCTACCCGGGCGTGGAGCGTGAGGACGAGATGGTGGCCGCGTTCGATTACTGCCTGCACGGCAAGGGCGGCGCCGCCCCGTCGATCGACACCGCCATGCACGGCCTCGTGGACGCCGCCCACGTGGACCACCTGCACCCCGACTCGGGCATCGCCGTCGCCACGGCCGCCGACGGTGAAGCATTGACCGCCAAGATCTTCGGCGACAAGGTGGTCTGGGTGCCGTGGCGCCGGCCAGGGTTCCAGCTGGGCCTGGACATCGCTGCGATCAAGGACGCCAACCCGCAGGCCATCGGCACCATCCTGGGCGGGCACGGCATCACCGCCTGGGGCGAGACCAGCGAGGAAGCCGAAGCCAACTCGCTCTGGATCATCGAACAGGCCGAGCAGTACATCGCCGCCAACGGCAAGGCCGAGCCCTTCGGCCCGAAGCTGCCCGGCTACGCCCCGCTGCCCGAGGCTGAGCGGCGCGCCAAAGCTGCCGCGCTGGCCCCGGTGATCCGCGGCCTGGCCTCGGCGGACAAGCCGCAGGTGGGCCACTTCAGCGACGAGGCCGCGGCGCTTGAGTTCCTTGAAGCCGCCGAGCACCCCCGCCTGGGCGCGCTGGGTACCTCCTGCCCGGACCACTTCCTGCGCACCAAGGTCAAGCCGCTCGTCCTGGACCTGCCCGCGGACGCCTCCATCGAGGACTCCGTGGCCCGGCTGAAGGAACTGCACGCCGCCTACCGCGAGGACTACCAGGCGTACTACGACCGCCACGCGGATGCGAACAGCCCAGCGTTGCGCGGCGCCGACCCCGCCATCGTCCTGGTCCCCGGGGTGGGCATGTTCTCCTTCGGCAAGGACAAACAGACCGCCCGGGTGGCCGGGGAGTTCTACCTGAACGCGATCAACGTGATGCGCGGCGCCGAAGCGATCTCCACCTACGCCCCGATCGAGGAGGCCGAGAAGTTCCGCATCGAGTACTGGGCCCTGGAGGAAGCCAAGCTGGCCCGGATGCCCAAGCCCAAGTCCCATGCCACCCGCATCGCCCTGGTGACCGGGGCGGCGTCGGGCATCGGCAAGGCCATCGCCACCCGCCTCGCCGCGGAGGGCGCCTGCGTGGTCATCGCGGACCTGAACCTCGAGAACGCCCAGGCCGTCGCCGCCGAACTCGGCGGCCCGGACGTCGCCGTCGGCGTCCAGGCCGACGTGACCAACGAGGCCCAGGTGGCCGCCGCGATCGACGAGGCCGTGCTGGCCTTCGGCGGCGTGGACCTGGTGGTCAACAACGCCGGCCTGTCCATCTCCAAGCCGCTGCTGGAAACCACCGAGAAGGACTGGGACCTCCAGCACAACGTCATGGCCAAGGGCTCCTTCCTCGTGGCCAAAGCCGCCGCGAAGGTCATGATCGACCAGGGCCTGGGCGGGGACATCATCTACATCTCCTCCAAGAACTCCGTGTTCGCCGGCCCGAACAACATCGCCTACTCCGCCACCAAGGCCGACCAGGCCCACCAGGTCCGCCTGCTCGCCGCGGAACTGGGCGAGTACGGCATCCGCGTCAACGGCATCAACCCCGACGGCGTGGTCCGCGGCTCCGGGATCTTCGCCGGCGGCTGGGGCGCCAAGCGCGCCGCCGTCTACGGCGTGGACGAGGAGAAACTGGGCGAGTACTACGCCCAGCGCACCCTGCTCAAGCGCGAGGTCCTGCCCGAACACGTCGCCAACGCCGCGGCCGTGCTCACCAGCAACGAACTTTCGCACACCACCGGCCTCCACATCCCTGTCGACGCCGGCGTCGCGGCAGCGTTCCTGCGGTGA
- the rhaI gene encoding L-rhamnose isomerase — protein sequence MNNTASALGRLSELAIEVPSWAYGNSGTRFKVFGTPGTPRTVQEKLADAAKVHELTGLAPTVALHIPWDKVDDYAALNDYAAGLGVGLGTINSNTFQDDEYKFGSLTSSDDAVRRRAIDHHFECIDIMHATGSRDLKIWLADGTNYPGQDDMRGRQDRLAESLQEIYGRLGEDQRLVLEYKFFEPAFYHTDVPDWGTSYAQTLALGEKAFVCLDTGHHAPGTNIEFIVMQLLRLGKLGSFDFNSRFYADDDLIVGAADPFQLFRIMHEVIRGGGFGKESGVALMLDQCHNLEEKIPGQIRSVLNVQEMTARALLVDTAALAEAQRAGDVLAANAVFNDAFYTDVRPLLAEWREARGLPADPLAAYKASGYQKKINEDRVGGQQSGWGA from the coding sequence ATGAACAACACAGCATCGGCACTGGGCCGGCTTTCGGAGCTTGCTATTGAGGTTCCGTCGTGGGCTTATGGCAACTCGGGCACCAGGTTCAAGGTGTTCGGCACGCCAGGTACGCCGCGCACCGTCCAGGAGAAACTGGCGGACGCCGCCAAGGTCCATGAGCTCACCGGACTGGCGCCCACCGTGGCGCTGCACATCCCGTGGGACAAGGTGGACGACTACGCGGCCCTGAATGACTACGCGGCCGGCCTGGGCGTGGGGCTGGGCACGATCAACTCCAACACCTTCCAGGATGACGAGTACAAGTTCGGCTCGCTGACGTCCTCGGACGACGCCGTCCGGCGCCGCGCGATCGACCACCACTTTGAGTGCATCGACATCATGCACGCCACCGGCTCCCGGGACCTGAAGATCTGGCTCGCGGATGGCACCAACTACCCGGGCCAGGATGACATGCGCGGCCGCCAGGACAGGCTGGCCGAGTCCCTGCAGGAGATCTATGGACGCTTGGGCGAGGACCAGCGCCTGGTGCTGGAGTACAAGTTCTTCGAGCCGGCTTTCTACCACACGGATGTTCCGGACTGGGGCACCTCCTACGCGCAGACTCTGGCGCTGGGTGAGAAGGCCTTTGTCTGTTTGGACACCGGCCACCACGCCCCCGGCACCAACATCGAGTTCATCGTCATGCAGCTGCTGCGCCTGGGCAAGCTGGGCTCGTTCGACTTCAACTCCCGCTTCTACGCGGACGATGACCTGATCGTGGGTGCCGCGGACCCGTTCCAGCTGTTCCGCATCATGCACGAGGTGATCCGCGGCGGCGGCTTCGGCAAAGAGTCCGGCGTTGCGCTCATGCTGGACCAGTGCCACAACCTGGAGGAGAAGATCCCGGGCCAGATCCGCTCAGTGCTGAATGTGCAGGAAATGACCGCCCGCGCCCTGCTGGTGGACACGGCCGCGCTGGCCGAGGCTCAGCGAGCCGGGGATGTGCTGGCCGCAAATGCGGTGTTCAACGACGCTTTCTACACCGACGTCCGGCCGCTCCTGGCCGAGTGGCGTGAAGCCCGCGGCCTGCCCGCGGACCCGCTGGCGGCGTACAAGGCCAGCGGCTACCAGAAGAAGATCAACGAGGACCGCGTGGGCGGCCAGCAATCCGGATGGGGCGCGTAA
- a CDS encoding L-rhamnose mutarotase produces MRVCFRSSVQPGLLGEYRRRHAAVWPEMLAALKDAGWNNYSLFLDDDGLLIGYLECDDFDAVRARMALTDVNARWQAEMATLFRDSDVPPDEGFRVLDEVFNLDGQLAAAGSSADAAVVVEH; encoded by the coding sequence ATGAGGGTTTGCTTCCGATCCTCCGTCCAGCCGGGGCTGCTGGGGGAGTACCGCCGGCGCCACGCTGCCGTCTGGCCGGAGATGCTGGCCGCGCTCAAGGACGCGGGCTGGAACAACTATTCGCTGTTTCTTGACGACGACGGGCTGCTGATCGGCTACCTCGAATGCGACGACTTTGACGCGGTCCGGGCCCGGATGGCCCTCACGGACGTCAATGCCCGCTGGCAGGCGGAAATGGCCACACTTTTCCGGGACAGCGATGTTCCGCCCGACGAGGGCTTCCGCGTCCTCGACGAGGTGTTCAACCTGGACGGGCAGCTGGCCGCCGCCGGCAGCAGCGCCGACGCCGCCGTCGTCGTCGAACACTAA
- a CDS encoding LacI family DNA-binding transcriptional regulator, producing the protein MSRAASIKDVANHAQVAVGTVSNVLNNPDRVSKRTKDKVLQAIDELGFVRNDAARQLRAGHSRTIGVVVLDVGNPFFTSLVRAAEDAAAVNGSAVLLGDSGHDANRESHYIDLFQEQRVQGLLISPVGDVADRLEALRQRGVPTVLVDRLADEDRFSSVSVDDDAGGYLAARHLLDLGRRKLAFVGGPLSIRQVSDRLLGARRAVAEVDGAALEVLDSDGQSVLAGREVGNSLMERGATNMPDGIFCANDLLALGVMQSLTMMNNVSIPDDVALIGYDDIDFAVSAVVPLSSIRQPTDAIGRTAIELLTEELDAQHPRHRAVVFTPELVVRQSTAGAAAPH; encoded by the coding sequence ATGTCGCGGGCAGCAAGCATCAAGGACGTCGCCAACCACGCGCAGGTTGCGGTGGGGACGGTCTCCAACGTCCTCAACAATCCGGACCGCGTCTCCAAGCGCACCAAGGACAAGGTGCTCCAGGCGATCGACGAGCTGGGCTTCGTCCGCAACGACGCCGCACGGCAGCTGCGCGCAGGGCACAGCCGGACCATCGGCGTCGTGGTCCTGGACGTTGGCAACCCCTTCTTCACGTCGCTGGTCCGCGCCGCGGAGGACGCTGCCGCTGTGAACGGCAGCGCCGTGCTGCTGGGCGACAGCGGCCACGACGCGAACCGGGAATCGCACTACATCGACCTCTTCCAGGAACAGCGGGTCCAGGGCCTGCTGATCTCCCCGGTGGGCGACGTCGCCGACCGGCTGGAGGCCCTCCGGCAGCGGGGTGTTCCCACGGTCCTGGTGGACCGGCTGGCCGATGAGGACCGCTTCAGCTCCGTCTCCGTGGATGACGACGCCGGCGGTTACCTCGCCGCCCGTCACCTCCTCGACCTGGGGCGTCGGAAGCTGGCCTTCGTGGGCGGCCCACTGTCCATCCGCCAGGTATCCGACCGCCTTCTGGGCGCCCGCCGCGCCGTGGCCGAGGTGGACGGCGCAGCACTGGAGGTGCTCGACTCCGACGGCCAGTCCGTTCTCGCCGGACGGGAGGTGGGCAACAGCCTCATGGAGCGAGGCGCAACCAACATGCCGGACGGCATCTTCTGCGCCAACGACCTGCTGGCGCTCGGAGTGATGCAGTCCCTGACCATGATGAACAACGTCAGCATTCCCGACGACGTGGCCCTGATCGGCTACGACGACATCGACTTCGCCGTGTCCGCCGTCGTGCCGCTTTCCTCCATCCGCCAGCCCACCGACGCGATCGGCAGGACTGCCATCGAGCTCCTGACGGAGGAACTGGACGCCCAGCACCCGCGGCACCGTGCCGTCGTGTTCACGCCCGAACTGGTGGTCAGGCAAAGTACCGCCGGCGCCGCCGCGCCCCACTAA